In Actinomyces radicidentis, one genomic interval encodes:
- the atpA gene encoding F0F1 ATP synthase subunit alpha — translation MAELTIRPEEIRSALDEFVESYKPSEVAAEEVGHVIFAADGIAHVEGLPGVMANELLTFEDGTAGLAMNLDEREIGVVVLGDFTGIDEGQTVRRTGEVLSVPVGDGYLGRVVDPLGRPIDGLGEIRSEGRRALELQAPGVMARKSVHEPLQTGLKAIDSMIPIGRGQRQLIIGDRKTGKTAIALDTILNQKAAWESGDPDKQVRCIYVATGQKGSTIAAVRGALEERGALEYTTIVASPASDPAGFKYLSPYTGSAIGQHWMYSGKHVLIIFDDLSKQAEAYRAVSLLLRRPPGREAYPGDVFYLHSRLLERCAKLSDELGAGSMTGLPVIETKANDVSAYIPTNVISITDGQIFLQSDLFNADQRPAVDVGISVSRVGGAAQVKAMKKVAGTLKLTLAQYRSMQAFAMFASDLDAATRQQLTRGERLMELLKQPQYTPYPVEEQVASVWTGTNGYLDDLEVKDVLPFEHALLDHLRRNTGVLTTIRESGDLSEETEASLREAVEAFRKTYMAGDRVLSGEVAPGEEDVPAERTSEQIVLKRG, via the coding sequence ATGGCTGAACTGACCATTAGGCCGGAGGAGATCCGCTCCGCCCTGGATGAGTTCGTCGAGTCCTACAAGCCCTCCGAGGTCGCCGCCGAGGAGGTCGGGCACGTCATCTTCGCCGCGGACGGCATCGCCCACGTCGAGGGCCTGCCCGGCGTCATGGCCAACGAGCTGCTCACCTTCGAGGACGGCACCGCCGGCCTGGCCATGAACCTCGACGAGCGCGAGATCGGTGTCGTCGTCCTCGGCGACTTCACCGGCATCGACGAGGGCCAGACCGTCCGCCGCACCGGCGAGGTCCTCTCCGTGCCCGTCGGCGACGGCTACCTCGGCCGCGTCGTCGACCCGCTCGGCCGCCCCATCGACGGCCTCGGCGAGATCCGCTCCGAGGGCCGCCGCGCCCTCGAGCTTCAGGCCCCCGGCGTCATGGCCCGCAAGTCCGTCCACGAGCCGCTCCAGACCGGTCTCAAGGCCATCGACTCGATGATCCCGATCGGCCGCGGCCAGCGCCAGCTCATCATCGGCGACCGCAAGACCGGCAAGACCGCCATCGCCCTGGACACGATCCTCAACCAGAAGGCGGCCTGGGAGTCCGGCGACCCCGACAAGCAGGTCCGCTGCATCTACGTCGCCACCGGCCAGAAGGGCTCCACGATCGCCGCCGTCCGCGGCGCCCTCGAGGAGCGCGGCGCCCTGGAGTACACGACGATCGTCGCCTCCCCGGCCTCCGACCCCGCCGGCTTCAAGTACCTGTCGCCCTACACCGGCTCGGCCATCGGCCAGCACTGGATGTACTCCGGCAAGCACGTCCTCATCATCTTCGACGACCTCTCCAAGCAGGCCGAGGCCTACCGAGCGGTGTCCCTCCTGCTCCGCCGTCCGCCGGGCCGCGAGGCCTACCCCGGTGACGTCTTCTACCTGCACTCGCGTCTCCTCGAGCGCTGCGCCAAGCTCTCCGACGAGCTCGGCGCCGGCTCGATGACGGGCCTGCCGGTCATCGAGACGAAGGCGAACGACGTGTCCGCCTACATCCCGACCAACGTCATCTCCATCACCGACGGCCAGATCTTCCTCCAGTCGGACCTCTTCAACGCCGACCAGCGCCCCGCCGTCGACGTCGGCATCTCCGTCTCCCGCGTCGGCGGCGCCGCCCAGGTCAAGGCGATGAAGAAGGTCGCCGGAACGCTCAAGCTGACCCTCGCGCAGTACCGCTCCATGCAGGCCTTCGCGATGTTCGCCTCCGACCTCGACGCCGCGACCCGCCAGCAGCTCACCCGCGGTGAGCGGCTCATGGAGCTCCTCAAGCAGCCGCAGTACACGCCGTACCCGGTCGAGGAGCAGGTCGCCAGCGTCTGGACCGGCACGAACGGCTACCTCGACGACCTCGAGGTCAAGGACGTCCTGCCCTTCGAGCACGCCCTGCTCGACCACCTGCGCCGCAACACCGGCGTCCTCACGACGATCCGCGAGTCCGGGGACCTCAGCGAGGAGACCGAGGCCTCCCTGCGCGAGGCCGTCGAGGCCTTCCGCAAGACCTACATGGCGGGGGACCGCGTGCTCTCCGGCGAGGTCGCCCCCGGCGAGGAGGACGTCCCGGCCGAGCGCACGAGCGAGCAGATCGTGCTCAAGAGGGGCTGA
- a CDS encoding F0F1 ATP synthase subunit B, with protein MMIAAEGHESPSVMLPAWPDLIWGTVCFIIIAIAVGKALPRFAKVLDERSARISEGLALADKAKSDQKHAEIEAAQLVEAARREAAQIREQAQSEAKAIVAQARTEAAGEAGKAMDAAQRQIKADKQAAQISLRNDVGLLATSLAEKVVGEHLSDSAASSRVIDRFLDELEQAPVDASAVASSEGAR; from the coding sequence ATGATGATCGCGGCGGAGGGGCACGAGTCCCCCTCCGTCATGCTGCCCGCGTGGCCGGACCTCATCTGGGGCACCGTCTGCTTCATCATCATCGCGATCGCCGTGGGCAAGGCGCTCCCTCGCTTCGCCAAGGTGCTCGACGAGCGCTCCGCCAGGATCTCCGAGGGCCTCGCCCTCGCCGACAAGGCCAAGAGCGACCAGAAGCACGCCGAGATCGAGGCCGCCCAGCTCGTCGAGGCCGCGCGCCGCGAGGCCGCCCAGATCCGCGAGCAGGCGCAGTCCGAGGCCAAGGCCATCGTCGCGCAGGCGCGCACCGAGGCCGCCGGCGAGGCCGGCAAGGCGATGGACGCCGCCCAGCGCCAGATCAAGGCGGACAAGCAGGCCGCCCAGATCTCGCTCCGCAACGACGTCGGCCTCCTGGCCACCTCGCTCGCTGAGAAGGTCGTCGGTGAGCACCTGTCGGACTCCGCCGCGTCGAGCCGCGTCATCGACCGCTTCCTCGACGAGCTCGAGCAGGCCCCCGTCGACGCGAGCGCCGTCGCCTCGAGCGAGGGGGCCCGGTGA
- the atpE gene encoding F0F1 ATP synthase subunit C — protein MTGSIATIGYGLAAIGPGIGIGILVGKTQEGTARQPEVAGALRTNMFIGTAFVEALALIGFAAGFVFQG, from the coding sequence ATGACCGGATCCATCGCCACCATCGGTTACGGCCTCGCCGCGATCGGCCCTGGCATCGGCATCGGCATCCTCGTCGGCAAGACCCAGGAGGGCACCGCCCGCCAGCCCGAGGTCGCCGGCGCGCTGCGCACCAACATGTTCATCGGTACCGCCTTCGTCGAGGCCCTCGCCCTCATCGGCTTCGCCGCCGGCTTCGTCTTCCAGGGCTGA
- a CDS encoding F0F1 ATP synthase subunit epsilon: MAGTLSVEIVSRFGGTAWEGEATQVSVPLLDGELGVLPGRQPVLAVVSDGEVRLTTTAGEQVAIAVEGGFCSLDHDVLTVAADLVGDEVAEAHASGETVETVLEDVTETHSGAME; this comes from the coding sequence GTGGCAGGCACCCTGAGCGTCGAGATCGTCTCCCGCTTCGGCGGGACCGCCTGGGAGGGCGAGGCCACCCAGGTCTCCGTCCCCCTGCTCGACGGCGAGCTCGGCGTCCTGCCCGGGCGCCAGCCCGTCCTCGCCGTCGTCTCCGACGGCGAGGTGCGCCTGACGACGACCGCCGGCGAGCAGGTCGCGATCGCCGTCGAGGGCGGCTTCTGCTCCCTCGACCACGACGTCCTCACCGTCGCCGCGGACCTCGTCGGCGACGAGGTCGCCGAGGCCCACGCCTCCGGCGAGACCGTCGAGACCGTGCTCGAGGACGTGACCGAGACCCACTCGGGCGCGATGGAGTGA
- the atpB gene encoding F0F1 ATP synthase subunit A gives MLVSSALPAVTATAFNPPSIDEFFPDAFWLVGTPLAINRVIFVRLIITAVLALMLVLSARAPKLVPGRWQSCMEMLFGFVRTNIAEEMLGGKARKYVPLITIIFLGVFFMNATGVIPGLQIAATSIIGMPLIYAVVAYVAFIVAGIKEQGAGHYFKTSLMPAGVPKPLYVLLTPIEFFSTFIIRPFTLTVRLLANMISGHLLLALCFVATSFFFFEASAALKGFGALTLLMGFAFTLFELFVAALQAYIFALLTAVYINLSISEH, from the coding sequence ATGCTCGTGAGCTCCGCCCTTCCCGCCGTCACGGCCACGGCCTTCAACCCTCCCTCGATCGACGAGTTCTTCCCGGACGCCTTCTGGCTCGTCGGCACCCCGCTGGCCATCAACCGGGTCATCTTCGTCCGGCTCATCATCACGGCCGTCCTGGCCCTCATGCTCGTGCTCTCCGCCCGCGCCCCCAAGCTCGTGCCCGGCCGCTGGCAGTCCTGCATGGAGATGCTCTTCGGCTTCGTCCGCACCAACATCGCGGAGGAGATGCTCGGCGGCAAGGCGCGCAAGTACGTCCCGCTCATCACCATCATCTTCCTGGGCGTCTTCTTCATGAACGCCACGGGCGTCATCCCGGGCCTCCAGATCGCCGCGACCTCGATCATCGGCATGCCGCTCATCTACGCGGTCGTCGCCTACGTCGCCTTCATCGTCGCCGGCATCAAGGAGCAGGGCGCCGGTCACTACTTCAAGACCTCGCTCATGCCGGCGGGCGTCCCCAAGCCCCTCTACGTCCTTCTCACCCCGATCGAGTTCTTCTCGACCTTCATCATCCGGCCCTTCACCCTCACGGTGCGACTCCTGGCCAACATGATCTCGGGTCACCTCCTCCTCGCCCTGTGCTTCGTCGCCACGAGCTTCTTCTTCTTCGAGGCCTCCGCCGCGCTCAAGGGCTTCGGCGCCCTCACGCTGCTCATGGGCTTCGCCTTCACCCTCTTCGAGCTCTTCGTCGCCGCGCTGCAGGCCTACATCTTCGCCCTGCTCACGGCGGTCTACATCAACCTGTCCATCTCGGAGCACTGA
- a CDS encoding F0F1 ATP synthase subunit gamma codes for MAGNQRVYKQRIRSTQTLQKVFRAMELIASSRIGAARRNAEEAGPYDHALSQAVAAVGTYSNLDHPITQERADTKRVAVLVVTSDRGMAGAYSATILRESERLIDQLVEEGKEPVVFTFGRRAHSYFTFRGRDVERSWVGESDRPTDGTIDEVSNVLLHYFLAPAAEGGVGEVHVVFTRYVSMVKQVPEVRRMLPLTVVDVDGPGELNREDVAAGRAMERPEATGAQPLYEFVPSAEVVLDALLTRYVRSRIRNAVLQAAASELASRQQAMHTATDNAQDLITRYTRLANAARQGDITQEITEIVSGADALGAE; via the coding sequence GTGGCAGGCAACCAGCGCGTCTACAAGCAGCGCATCCGGTCGACCCAGACCCTCCAGAAGGTGTTCCGGGCCATGGAGCTCATCGCCTCCTCCCGGATCGGTGCCGCCAGGCGCAACGCGGAGGAGGCGGGGCCCTACGACCACGCTCTCTCCCAGGCCGTCGCCGCCGTCGGCACCTACTCGAACCTCGATCACCCGATCACTCAGGAGCGGGCCGACACCAAGCGCGTCGCCGTCCTCGTCGTCACCTCGGACCGCGGCATGGCCGGCGCCTACTCGGCGACCATCCTGCGCGAGTCCGAGCGCCTCATCGACCAGCTCGTCGAGGAGGGCAAGGAGCCCGTCGTCTTCACCTTCGGGCGCCGGGCCCACTCCTACTTCACCTTCCGCGGGCGCGACGTCGAGCGCTCCTGGGTGGGGGAGTCGGACCGCCCGACCGACGGCACGATCGACGAGGTCTCCAACGTCCTGCTGCACTACTTCCTGGCACCGGCGGCCGAGGGCGGCGTCGGCGAGGTGCACGTCGTGTTCACCCGCTACGTCTCCATGGTCAAGCAGGTCCCGGAGGTGCGCCGCATGCTCCCGCTGACCGTCGTCGACGTCGACGGGCCCGGCGAGCTCAACCGCGAGGACGTCGCCGCCGGCCGCGCCATGGAGCGGCCCGAGGCCACCGGCGCTCAGCCGCTCTACGAGTTCGTCCCGAGCGCCGAGGTCGTCCTCGACGCCCTCCTCACCCGCTACGTGCGCAGCCGCATCCGCAACGCCGTCCTCCAGGCCGCAGCCTCCGAGCTCGCCAGCCGGCAGCAGGCGATGCACACGGCCACGGACAACGCCCAGGACCTCATCACCCGCTACACCCGCCTCGCCAACGCGGCGCGACAGGGCGACATCACCCAGGAGATCACGGAGATCGTCTCGGGTGCCGACGCCCTCGGCGCCGAGTGA
- the atpD gene encoding F0F1 ATP synthase subunit beta → MADTTNATPGTGRVTRIIGAVVDVEFPPEALPEMHNALKVTIKGTGEGDEDREITLEVAQHLGDNIVRTISLKPTDGLVRGSQVRDTGAPISVPVGDITKGHVFNVTGDVLNLAEGETLEVTERWPIHRQPPAFDQLESKEQMFETGVKVIDLLTPYVQGGKIGLFGGAGVGKTVLIQEMIQRVALNHNGVSVFAGVGERTREGNDLIVEMGEAGVFDKTALVFGQMDEPPGTRLRVALSALTMAEYFRDVQHQDVLLFIDNIFRFTQAGSEVSTLLGRMPSAVGYQPNLADEMGLLQERITSAGGHSITSLQAIYVPADDYTDPAPATTFAHLDATTELSREVASRGIYPAVDPLASTSRLLAPQYVGEEHYQVATRVKSILQKNKELQDIIAILGVDELSEEDKVTVNRARRIEQFLSQNMYMGEKFTGVPGSTVPVAETVEAFKRIADGDYDHLPEQAFFNIGGIEDLERRAHELSKA, encoded by the coding sequence ATGGCTGACACCACCAACGCGACGCCGGGCACCGGCCGCGTCACGCGGATCATCGGCGCCGTCGTCGACGTCGAGTTCCCGCCCGAGGCCCTGCCCGAGATGCACAACGCCCTCAAGGTGACCATCAAGGGCACCGGCGAGGGCGACGAGGACCGCGAGATCACGCTCGAGGTCGCCCAGCACCTGGGCGACAACATCGTGCGCACCATCTCCCTCAAGCCCACCGACGGCCTGGTCCGCGGCTCGCAGGTGCGCGACACCGGCGCCCCGATCTCCGTGCCCGTCGGCGACATCACCAAGGGCCACGTCTTCAACGTGACCGGTGACGTGCTCAACCTCGCCGAGGGCGAGACCCTCGAGGTCACCGAGCGCTGGCCCATCCACCGTCAGCCCCCGGCCTTCGACCAGCTCGAGTCGAAGGAGCAGATGTTCGAGACGGGCGTCAAGGTCATCGACCTGCTCACCCCGTACGTCCAGGGCGGCAAGATCGGCCTCTTCGGCGGCGCCGGCGTCGGCAAGACCGTCCTCATCCAGGAGATGATCCAGCGAGTCGCCCTCAACCACAACGGCGTGTCCGTCTTCGCCGGCGTCGGCGAGCGCACCCGTGAGGGCAACGACCTCATCGTCGAGATGGGCGAGGCCGGCGTCTTCGACAAGACCGCCCTCGTGTTCGGTCAGATGGACGAGCCGCCGGGCACGCGTCTTCGCGTCGCCCTCTCGGCCCTGACCATGGCCGAGTACTTCCGCGACGTGCAGCACCAGGACGTGCTGCTCTTCATCGACAACATCTTCCGCTTCACGCAGGCCGGCTCCGAGGTCTCCACGCTGCTGGGCCGCATGCCCTCCGCCGTGGGCTACCAGCCGAACCTGGCCGACGAGATGGGCCTCCTCCAGGAGCGCATCACCTCCGCCGGCGGGCACTCGATCACCTCCCTCCAGGCGATCTACGTCCCCGCGGACGACTACACCGACCCGGCCCCGGCGACGACCTTCGCGCACCTGGACGCCACCACCGAGCTCTCCCGCGAGGTCGCCTCCCGAGGCATCTACCCCGCCGTGGACCCGCTGGCCTCCACCTCGCGCCTGCTCGCCCCGCAGTACGTCGGCGAGGAGCACTACCAGGTCGCCACCCGCGTGAAGTCCATCCTCCAGAAGAACAAGGAGCTCCAGGACATCATCGCGATCCTCGGTGTCGACGAGCTCTCCGAGGAGGACAAGGTCACCGTCAACCGCGCCCGCCGCATCGAGCAGTTCCTCTCCCAGAACATGTACATGGGTGAGAAGTTCACCGGCGTCCCCGGCTCCACCGTCCCGGTCGCGGAGACCGTCGAGGCCTTCAAGCGCATCGCCGACGGCGACTACGACCACCTGCCCGAGCAGGCCTTCTTCAACATCGGCGGCATCGAGGACCTGGAGCGCCGGGCCCACGAGCTGTCCAAGGCGTGA
- a CDS encoding L-threonylcarbamoyladenylate synthase: protein MTAVTEQSSTPSSASVSQEVLDRAAAHVTAGGLLVLPTDTVYGIGTIASDADAVARLLAAKGRGRQMPPPVLVADPEQLDGIVAEVPDTARALMDAYWPGALTIILDAAPDLGWDLGETGGTIAVRMPDDPTALALLRATGPMAVTSANHTGEPPATDAAGGTAAFPGRVTAATEAPDDARGDVDILLLDGGPTPGPVPSSIVSLAGEKALAPVLIRDGVLTRAQLAEVLDPVLTAAGAPVIGGGE, encoded by the coding sequence ATGACGGCCGTGACCGAGCAGTCCAGCACCCCGTCCAGCGCCTCCGTGAGCCAGGAGGTCCTCGACCGCGCCGCCGCGCACGTCACCGCGGGCGGCCTCCTCGTCCTGCCGACGGACACCGTCTACGGCATCGGGACCATCGCCTCGGACGCCGACGCCGTCGCCCGCCTCCTCGCGGCCAAGGGCCGCGGCCGCCAGATGCCGCCGCCCGTCCTCGTCGCCGACCCCGAGCAGCTCGACGGGATCGTCGCCGAGGTCCCGGACACCGCTCGCGCCCTCATGGACGCCTACTGGCCCGGCGCCCTCACGATCATCCTCGACGCCGCCCCCGACCTCGGCTGGGACCTCGGCGAGACCGGCGGCACCATCGCCGTCCGCATGCCCGACGACCCCACCGCCCTGGCCCTCCTGCGCGCCACCGGCCCCATGGCCGTCACCAGCGCCAACCACACGGGCGAGCCGCCCGCCACCGACGCCGCCGGCGGCACCGCCGCCTTCCCCGGCCGCGTCACCGCGGCCACGGAGGCCCCCGACGACGCCCGCGGGGACGTCGACATCCTCCTCCTCGACGGCGGCCCCACCCCCGGCCCCGTCCCGAGCTCCATCGTGTCCCTCGCGGGGGAGAAGGCCCTCGCGCCCGTCCTCATCCGCGACGGCGTCCTCACCCGCGCCCAGCTCGCCGAGGTCCTCGACCCGGTCCTCACCGCCGCGGGCGCCCCCGTGATCGGCGGCGGCGAGTGA
- a CDS encoding F0F1 ATP synthase subunit delta: MNTGTAATRAAAAEAWTPVLRSAGADGRVLGGQILGVAHEIASNGLRGPLTDPGRDAEAKARLAGSLFGGKVDDRVVALLQALVRGRWSKPVDLVSALHDLGIEAVLVGSAADQSISSVEQEVFAVSKALDSDPELRQALEPSRTTRTEDRVRLARRLFAPHLSEAAMDLVTWCVRHEAEGGVPRNLRRVAELAAGLQNRTIADVVTAVPMTTDQEARLRELLGRRLGTEVELNTEVDPAVVGGVKVSVRDLVIDSTVRSSVAELRTALVG; encoded by the coding sequence GTGAACACCGGAACCGCCGCGACCCGAGCAGCCGCCGCCGAGGCCTGGACGCCCGTCCTGCGCTCCGCCGGCGCGGACGGCCGCGTCCTGGGAGGCCAGATCCTCGGCGTCGCCCACGAGATCGCGTCCAACGGGCTCCGCGGCCCGCTGACCGACCCCGGGCGCGACGCGGAGGCCAAGGCCCGTCTGGCCGGGAGCCTCTTCGGCGGGAAGGTCGACGACCGCGTCGTCGCCCTCCTCCAGGCCCTCGTCCGCGGCCGCTGGTCCAAGCCGGTCGACCTCGTCTCCGCCCTCCACGACCTCGGCATCGAGGCCGTCCTCGTGGGGAGCGCGGCCGACCAGTCGATCTCCTCGGTCGAGCAGGAGGTCTTCGCCGTGTCGAAGGCCCTCGACTCCGACCCGGAGCTGCGCCAGGCCCTCGAGCCCTCGCGCACGACCCGCACCGAGGACCGCGTCCGCCTGGCTCGGCGCCTCTTCGCACCGCACCTGTCCGAGGCCGCGATGGACCTCGTCACCTGGTGCGTGCGGCACGAGGCCGAGGGGGGCGTCCCGCGCAACCTGCGCCGCGTCGCCGAGCTCGCCGCCGGCCTGCAGAACCGCACCATCGCCGACGTCGTCACCGCCGTCCCCATGACCACCGACCAGGAGGCCCGCCTGCGCGAGCTCCTCGGCCGGCGCCTGGGCACGGAGGTCGAGCTCAACACCGAGGTCGACCCCGCCGTCGTCGGCGGCGTCAAGGTCTCCGTGCGCGACCTCGTCATCGACTCCACCGTGCGCTCCTCCGTCGCGGAGCTGCGCACCGCCCTGGTGGGCTGA
- a CDS encoding MraY family glycosyltransferase, which produces MRVYLLILLVAAAVTFVAVPIVRHVALVSNALTPVRARDVHTTPTPRLGGVAMFAGFATAVVVASRVPYLSGVIDSSAWAVVLGAGLVCLLGVVDDLWDLDWMTKLAGQVLAAGVMAWQGVQLITFPVGGLTIGSSRLSLVSTVLVIVVVMNAVNFVDGLDGLAAGIIGIGATAFLAYVYVLTRQTSPDSYTSLAATVVAALIGICAGFLPHNFHPATIFMGDSGSMQLGLISAAGTIIVTGQVDPGSFSSSTAIPVFLPVLLPLAVLVLPLTDMVMAVVRRTRAGHSPFHPDRMHMHHRLLAAGHSHERAVLVMYMWTAVAAYSLAAMAFFPTGWVLLAAAVGVALAVAVTVNAMPGLRRRRAARASAPSHEEPQP; this is translated from the coding sequence GTGAGGGTCTACCTCCTCATCCTCCTCGTGGCCGCCGCGGTCACCTTCGTCGCCGTGCCCATCGTCCGGCACGTCGCGCTCGTCTCCAACGCCCTCACCCCCGTCCGCGCCCGCGACGTCCACACCACCCCGACGCCGCGCCTCGGGGGAGTGGCCATGTTCGCCGGCTTCGCCACGGCCGTGGTCGTCGCCTCGCGCGTGCCCTACCTGTCCGGCGTCATCGACTCCTCCGCCTGGGCGGTCGTCCTGGGCGCAGGGCTCGTGTGCCTCCTCGGCGTCGTCGACGACCTGTGGGACCTCGACTGGATGACGAAGCTCGCCGGACAGGTCCTCGCCGCCGGCGTCATGGCCTGGCAGGGCGTCCAGCTCATCACCTTCCCCGTCGGCGGGCTCACCATCGGCTCCTCGCGGCTCTCGCTCGTCTCGACGGTCCTCGTCATCGTGGTCGTCATGAACGCCGTCAACTTCGTCGACGGCCTCGACGGGCTGGCCGCCGGCATCATCGGGATCGGCGCGACCGCCTTCCTCGCCTACGTCTACGTCCTCACCCGCCAGACCTCGCCGGACTCCTACACCTCGCTCGCCGCGACCGTCGTCGCCGCCCTCATCGGGATCTGCGCCGGCTTCCTCCCGCACAACTTCCACCCGGCCACGATCTTCATGGGCGACTCCGGCTCCATGCAGCTCGGACTCATCTCGGCCGCGGGCACGATCATCGTCACGGGCCAGGTCGACCCCGGCTCCTTCTCCTCCTCGACGGCCATCCCCGTCTTCCTCCCGGTGCTCCTGCCGCTGGCGGTCCTCGTCCTGCCCCTGACCGACATGGTCATGGCCGTCGTCCGCCGCACCCGCGCCGGGCACAGTCCCTTCCACCCGGACCGCATGCACATGCACCACCGTCTCCTCGCGGCCGGTCACTCCCACGAGCGCGCCGTCCTCGTCATGTACATGTGGACGGCCGTCGCCGCCTACTCCCTGGCCGCCATGGCCTTCTTCCCGACCGGCTGGGTCCTCCTGGCCGCCGCGGTCGGGGTGGCGCTCGCCGTCGCCGTCACCGTCAACGCCATGCCCGGCCTGCGACGCCGCCGCGCCGCCCGGGCCTCCGCCCCGTCCCACGAGGAGCCGCAGCCATGA
- a CDS encoding DUF2550 family protein, protein MVWDVLGGVAVVILVLAVAFLIRLRRLAGRVGAFELALRRTGQRGWASGIGVFGDDDVEWYRLVSLGWRPRLRFRRPDIELGELRHRGSNGRIVDVELDCAGRHYDLAMLEDSHSALVAWLESAAPHQPTLF, encoded by the coding sequence ATGGTCTGGGACGTGCTGGGCGGCGTGGCCGTCGTCATCCTCGTCCTGGCCGTCGCCTTCCTTATCCGGCTGCGCCGGCTCGCCGGCCGCGTCGGCGCCTTCGAGCTCGCCCTGCGCCGCACCGGACAGCGCGGCTGGGCCAGCGGCATCGGCGTCTTCGGCGACGACGACGTCGAGTGGTACCGGCTCGTCTCCCTCGGCTGGCGGCCGCGACTGCGGTTCCGCCGCCCGGACATCGAGCTGGGGGAGTTGCGGCACCGCGGCTCGAACGGACGCATCGTCGACGTCGAGCTCGACTGCGCGGGCCGGCACTACGACCTCGCCATGCTCGAGGACTCGCACTCGGCGCTCGTCGCCTGGCTCGAGTCAGCGGCACCGCACCAGCCCACGCTCTTCTGA